The Marinoscillum sp. 108 genome has a segment encoding these proteins:
- a CDS encoding transglycosylase domain-containing protein, translating to MNKRTLRIIVIVLWVLFLGAAITIPSLFYMVKHDTNGWFGDLPSLQDLEKPDPDLSSELISADGVSLGKYYRKNRTPVTYEELSPALVNTLLVTEDIRFKKHSGIDLKGLLRAVIGKLTFQFNGGGSTITMQLAENLYSTSSANRGSLYKYSSVGQIITKLKEWIISVQLEQSYTKEEILAMYLNTVEYGSNSFGIKVAAKTFFNKLPSQLNYSESALLVGAINAPTRYSPIMNPDNAMAKRTEVLYNLHKYGLLTRDTFDSLKTTDFGLTYLVDNHNEGLATYFRFVIRNFLLSWTKEHGYDLFEDGLKIYTTIDSRMQEYAEQAMKEHMDTLQSIFDDHWATLKSNPWIDDNGNEIEGFIENAMKRTPQYRALVSNYGKESDSVEILLNKKKPMTVFSWDGEIDTVFSAYDSLRYYKKFLQAGFMAMDPKNGNIKAWVGGINHKYFKYDHVSQGKRQPGSTFKPFVYTVAIDNDYSPCYPVVDAPVTFAMPGQDPPTYTPDNANGKFSGEVMTIRQAMARSVNSITAFVMKQVKPETVIEYARRLGIESPLAPVPALALGAGGDVSLQEMLAAYSTFVNKGIYTKPFFISRIEDENGNVIQQFVPETREALNEETAYLMLHMLKGTTEETGGTGLSIDRELRMDNEIAAKTGTTQNASDGWFMGVTKDLAAGAWVGGDDRSIHFKYWAMGQGARTAMPIWEKFMLKIYADPTLGYQKGPFDKPLKPISVELDCDKYNDVLQPTDSLRFDLIDEDDIM from the coding sequence ATGAATAAACGAACGCTCAGAATCATCGTCATCGTACTGTGGGTTCTCTTTTTAGGAGCGGCCATCACCATACCATCCCTTTTCTACATGGTCAAACATGACACCAATGGATGGTTTGGTGACCTGCCAAGTCTGCAGGATCTTGAAAAGCCAGATCCGGACCTCTCCTCTGAACTGATCAGTGCAGATGGTGTTTCCCTGGGAAAATATTACAGGAAAAATAGAACCCCAGTAACCTATGAAGAGCTGTCTCCTGCATTGGTCAACACCCTCCTGGTAACAGAGGATATTCGCTTCAAAAAACACTCCGGGATCGATCTCAAAGGCTTGTTGAGAGCCGTCATCGGGAAACTAACATTTCAATTCAACGGTGGTGGCTCTACCATCACCATGCAGCTGGCCGAAAACCTCTACAGTACCTCTTCAGCCAATCGAGGCTCCCTTTACAAATACTCATCTGTTGGTCAAATCATAACTAAACTTAAGGAATGGATTATCTCCGTTCAACTGGAGCAGTCGTATACCAAGGAGGAAATACTTGCGATGTACCTGAACACCGTAGAATACGGAAGCAACTCTTTCGGAATTAAAGTTGCTGCCAAAACTTTTTTTAACAAACTCCCATCACAGCTCAATTACAGTGAATCAGCACTGCTTGTTGGGGCAATCAATGCGCCTACCCGGTACAGCCCCATCATGAATCCTGACAATGCGATGGCCAAAAGGACAGAGGTACTTTATAACCTTCATAAATATGGACTATTAACAAGAGATACCTTCGACAGTCTCAAAACGACAGATTTCGGCCTCACTTATTTAGTAGATAATCACAACGAAGGTCTGGCCACCTACTTCCGGTTTGTCATTAGAAATTTTCTGCTCTCCTGGACGAAAGAGCATGGCTATGACCTCTTTGAGGATGGGCTCAAAATCTATACTACCATTGACAGTCGTATGCAGGAATACGCCGAGCAAGCCATGAAAGAGCACATGGATACTTTACAATCCATCTTTGATGATCATTGGGCCACTCTTAAAAGTAACCCCTGGATCGACGATAACGGAAATGAAATCGAGGGGTTCATTGAAAACGCAATGAAAAGGACACCACAGTATCGCGCGCTGGTTAGTAACTATGGAAAAGAATCAGACTCTGTAGAGATACTCCTGAATAAAAAGAAACCAATGACAGTTTTTAGTTGGGATGGTGAGATAGATACGGTGTTTAGTGCCTATGATTCCCTACGATATTACAAAAAGTTCCTGCAGGCAGGCTTCATGGCCATGGACCCCAAAAATGGCAACATTAAAGCTTGGGTAGGCGGTATCAATCACAAATACTTTAAATATGATCATGTAAGCCAAGGGAAAAGACAACCGGGGTCTACCTTCAAGCCTTTTGTTTACACAGTGGCCATAGACAACGACTACTCTCCATGCTACCCGGTAGTGGATGCCCCGGTAACATTTGCCATGCCCGGACAAGATCCACCTACCTATACTCCTGACAATGCCAATGGCAAGTTTAGTGGAGAAGTCATGACCATCAGGCAAGCCATGGCTCGATCTGTCAACAGTATAACCGCTTTCGTGATGAAGCAGGTAAAACCTGAAACCGTCATAGAATACGCCCGAAGACTGGGAATAGAGAGTCCACTTGCTCCTGTTCCTGCTCTGGCATTAGGTGCCGGTGGAGATGTTTCACTTCAGGAAATGCTCGCTGCGTACTCTACCTTTGTCAACAAAGGCATCTATACCAAACCCTTTTTCATTTCTCGAATAGAAGATGAAAATGGCAATGTGATACAGCAATTCGTTCCGGAAACGAGAGAGGCCCTCAATGAAGAAACAGCTTACCTGATGCTTCACATGCTTAAAGGAACCACCGAAGAGACCGGAGGTACAGGTCTCTCTATCGATCGGGAACTCAGGATGGATAACGAAATAGCGGCCAAAACAGGTACCACTCAGAATGCATCGGATGGTTGGTTTATGGGGGTCACTAAGGACCTGGCAGCTGGCGCATGGGTAGGTGGAGACGATCGCTCCATTCACTTCAAATACTGGGCGATGGGACAAGGCGCCAGAACAGCCATGCCCATTTGGGAAAAATTCATGTTGAAAATATACGCGGATCCAACGCTAGGGTATCAGAAGGGTCCGTTTGACAAACCTTTGAAACCAATCAGTGTGGAATTGGATTGTGATAAATACAATGATGTTCTCCAGCCTACAGATTCTCTTCGTTTCGACCTGATAGACGAAGACGATATCATGTAA
- a CDS encoding tetratricopeptide repeat protein: protein MRINLITYFILITLLVAGCSYSSGPVSTAYQNVTAHYNAYFIANELMNEIEQSVYDNYQWNYNKVLPIYVPIDSNDAKSLEAQIEDCIEKASIAIQRHPNSRWEDDSYILVGKARYYSLEFADAIETFKFVNKHSENDDARHAALIELIKSFVDFNEINNAIAVSDYLKKEKLNNKNKKELSMVRAYLFQKRKDLDQMVQHLVAAEELMTKYSDKARIDFIIGQVYQQLGFEAEAYNYYESCLKNNPVYELAFYTKLNMAQVTQVTSSGDIKRTQKYFKKLLKDTKNTEYKDKIYYEMANFEVKQGNLDQAIAYYKESVKSSVKNKRQKAYSYLKLGQIYYDSLKNFVLAQNYYDSTVSTMPRDEENFEKIKQRQEILNDFVKQIVTIQTNDSLVSLSQLPQDSLLALATAVATEQHEKEAAKRKKEAKRASQQSTVFDQQGGDLIGANLAPGATWYFYNTTAVGKGVTEFKRIWGSRPLEDNWRRSLKAGGEIATVAEGEALAKKEASAETEGDDAIQTMVDEMLASVPSSQEEINKLLAQVEEAHYNLGNIYNFKLDENANAIETFETLIARFPQTEYKAEVLYQLYLLYKGSNIELATLKSDELKRDFPESIYAKLVDNPNYREESKAATEQLKMVYTKAYKLYKSKDYQKSKYLLDSAFNLYPENSFSDNIALLNVLNMGELEGQFKYQYELNNFIKTYPESELIPYAQKLVKTSEDYQINLYNSAKARFVEYFKQKHYLVVVYPNNDQLTQQIPLEVEEFIKAKNFGLTTGNLILNQDHALVLINEFPAKGSAEKFLTMLNAELSLKDLHKGEKIYSFVITEDNFDIFYQTKDVNAYLNFFEKHYPQ, encoded by the coding sequence GTGCGCATTAATCTCATAACTTATTTCATTTTAATTACCCTGTTGGTAGCCGGCTGCTCCTACAGCAGCGGGCCTGTGAGCACAGCTTATCAAAATGTAACTGCGCATTACAATGCCTACTTCATCGCCAACGAACTGATGAATGAAATAGAGCAAAGTGTCTATGACAACTATCAGTGGAATTATAACAAGGTACTCCCAATCTACGTACCCATTGACTCTAATGATGCCAAGAGCCTGGAAGCACAGATAGAAGACTGCATAGAAAAAGCCTCTATTGCCATTCAAAGGCACCCCAATTCCCGCTGGGAGGACGACTCCTACATATTGGTGGGCAAAGCGAGGTACTACTCCCTGGAATTTGCCGATGCCATTGAGACCTTCAAGTTTGTAAATAAGCATAGTGAAAATGACGATGCCCGACATGCTGCGCTGATCGAGCTCATTAAATCCTTTGTAGACTTCAACGAAATTAATAATGCCATTGCTGTCTCTGATTATTTAAAAAAGGAGAAGCTCAACAATAAAAACAAGAAGGAACTGAGCATGGTACGAGCCTACTTGTTTCAGAAGCGCAAAGATTTGGATCAAATGGTACAGCACCTGGTGGCAGCTGAAGAGCTCATGACCAAATACTCGGATAAAGCCAGAATTGATTTTATCATCGGACAGGTATACCAGCAACTAGGGTTTGAGGCCGAGGCCTATAATTATTATGAAAGCTGTCTGAAAAATAATCCAGTATACGAACTGGCCTTTTATACCAAGCTGAATATGGCACAGGTGACCCAGGTCACGAGTTCTGGAGACATCAAAAGGACCCAGAAATATTTCAAAAAACTCCTAAAAGACACTAAAAACACGGAGTATAAAGACAAAATCTACTACGAGATGGCCAATTTTGAAGTAAAGCAAGGCAATCTCGATCAGGCCATCGCTTATTACAAAGAATCGGTAAAATCCTCAGTAAAAAATAAACGCCAGAAGGCTTACTCGTATTTGAAACTTGGCCAGATCTACTATGACAGTCTCAAAAACTTTGTGTTGGCACAGAATTATTACGACAGCACAGTCTCTACCATGCCCAGAGATGAGGAAAACTTCGAAAAAATCAAGCAACGACAGGAGATCCTCAATGATTTTGTCAAGCAAATTGTAACCATCCAAACCAACGACAGTCTGGTGAGTCTTTCTCAACTTCCTCAAGATTCTCTTTTGGCACTTGCTACTGCAGTGGCTACAGAACAGCATGAAAAGGAAGCAGCAAAAAGGAAAAAAGAGGCTAAACGCGCCAGCCAGCAAAGCACTGTATTTGACCAACAAGGGGGAGACCTGATAGGGGCAAACCTGGCACCTGGCGCCACCTGGTATTTCTACAATACCACAGCTGTAGGCAAAGGTGTTACGGAATTCAAACGCATCTGGGGTAGTCGACCTCTCGAAGATAACTGGAGGCGAAGCCTCAAGGCTGGTGGTGAGATTGCCACTGTAGCAGAGGGAGAAGCATTAGCCAAAAAGGAGGCAAGTGCAGAAACTGAAGGCGATGATGCCATACAGACAATGGTGGACGAAATGCTCGCCTCCGTGCCTTCCAGTCAGGAAGAAATCAACAAACTCCTGGCTCAGGTAGAAGAGGCCCATTACAACCTCGGGAATATCTATAATTTCAAACTGGATGAAAATGCCAATGCCATTGAAACCTTTGAAACACTTATAGCGCGGTTCCCGCAAACTGAATATAAGGCAGAAGTCCTGTACCAGCTTTACCTCCTTTATAAGGGCTCCAACATTGAGCTGGCCACACTCAAGTCTGATGAACTCAAACGAGACTTCCCGGAGTCCATATATGCCAAACTTGTGGATAACCCCAACTACCGAGAAGAGAGCAAGGCCGCAACCGAGCAGCTCAAAATGGTGTACACCAAAGCTTACAAGCTCTACAAAAGCAAGGATTACCAGAAAAGTAAATACCTACTGGACAGTGCTTTCAACCTCTATCCTGAAAACTCATTCAGTGATAACATTGCACTACTCAATGTTCTGAACATGGGAGAGCTGGAGGGACAATTCAAATATCAGTATGAACTCAATAACTTCATTAAAACATATCCGGAAAGCGAATTAATCCCTTACGCGCAAAAACTGGTAAAGACCAGTGAAGACTATCAAATCAACCTCTACAACAGTGCTAAGGCCCGTTTTGTAGAATACTTTAAGCAGAAGCATTATTTGGTGGTCGTATATCCAAACAATGACCAACTCACCCAACAAATACCTTTGGAGGTAGAAGAATTCATTAAAGCCAAGAATTTTGGCCTGACCACCGGCAACCTCATTCTCAACCAGGATCATGCGCTCGTGCTAATCAATGAGTTTCCCGCTAAGGGAAGTGCCGAGAAGTTTCTCACCATGCTCAATGCCGAGCTTTCCCTTAAAGACTTACATAAAGGAGAAAAAATATACAGCTTTGTAATTACGGAGGATAATTTCGATATCTTCTATCAGACCAAAGACGTCAACGCTTATTTGAATTTCTTTGAAAAACACTATCCCCAATGA
- a CDS encoding M23 family metallopeptidase gives MAPKKTLSNWLTNRYLLIIRNEENFAEKKTISFNYARVILILTVAFIITLVVSMYMVTVVLEQWLDPRYAMMQSNRQLVDLTMKIDSMEYEMAVKDQYLKNIRMIIGGDVDILQAMGEDPENSTMNPGELGFQESIPPIDSQFRAEFEQQDLGVLTYETSSSEEFRELFLFTPMEGIITDGFNPKKDHYGVDIVARENEPVKCAADGVVIFSSWTLDSGYVLGIQHRGNLISVYKHNSELLKNVGNFVSGGEIIAIIGNTGELTSGPHLHFELWHNGNPVNPQEYVAF, from the coding sequence TTGGCTCCTAAAAAGACTTTATCCAACTGGCTTACCAACAGGTACCTTCTGATCATTAGAAATGAAGAGAACTTCGCGGAGAAAAAGACCATCAGTTTCAACTACGCCAGGGTGATCCTGATTTTAACGGTGGCTTTCATCATCACCCTGGTGGTGTCGATGTATATGGTCACGGTGGTACTGGAGCAATGGCTGGATCCCAGGTATGCCATGATGCAATCTAACAGACAGCTGGTGGACCTCACGATGAAGATAGACTCCATGGAGTACGAAATGGCAGTGAAGGATCAGTACCTGAAAAACATCAGGATGATTATTGGCGGGGACGTAGATATCCTACAGGCCATGGGGGAAGACCCTGAAAACAGCACCATGAATCCAGGTGAGCTTGGGTTTCAGGAAAGTATTCCTCCCATTGACTCTCAATTTAGGGCGGAGTTTGAGCAACAGGACCTTGGGGTACTGACCTATGAAACAAGCAGCTCGGAGGAGTTTCGGGAGCTATTTCTTTTCACTCCGATGGAGGGGATTATTACCGATGGATTCAACCCTAAAAAGGATCATTATGGGGTAGATATAGTAGCCAGAGAAAACGAACCGGTAAAATGCGCGGCTGACGGAGTAGTCATTTTTTCCTCATGGACACTGGATAGTGGCTACGTTTTGGGAATTCAGCACAGGGGCAATTTGATCTCTGTTTACAAGCACAATTCGGAATTATTGAAAAACGTTGGTAATTTTGTCAGCGGTGGTGAAATTATTGCAATTATTGGCAATACTGGTGAACTTACTTCGGGGCCTCATTTACACTTTGAACTGTGGCACAATGGTAATCCGGTGAACCCCCAGGAATACGTGGCCTTTTAA
- a CDS encoding polymer-forming cytoskeletal protein → MFNKQEQKVAEEMSNSSNIIGKGTILEGSLETFGNIRIEGKVIGNIKTKSKAAFGQSSQVDGSVLAQNAEVAGHITGTVEVTEVLVLKPTAVIDGDIITNKLIVESGAVFNGGCKMGVKSKEIKIGKAEEGSLLKAQS, encoded by the coding sequence ATGTTTAACAAGCAGGAACAGAAAGTAGCGGAAGAAATGAGCAATTCGAGCAATATTATTGGCAAAGGGACTATTCTCGAGGGAAGCCTTGAAACTTTTGGGAACATCAGAATAGAAGGGAAGGTAATCGGGAACATCAAAACCAAGTCGAAGGCAGCTTTTGGTCAATCTTCTCAGGTTGATGGAAGTGTGCTGGCACAAAACGCTGAAGTAGCCGGACATATTACCGGTACAGTAGAGGTGACAGAGGTATTGGTGTTGAAACCCACTGCGGTGATTGATGGAGACATCATTACCAATAAGCTGATCGTAGAGTCAGGCGCGGTATTCAACGGTGGTTGCAAGATGGGTGTGAAGAGTAAAGAGATAAAAATTGGCAAAGCAGAAGAAGGATCCCTCCTCAAAGCACAATCCTAA
- a CDS encoding AtpZ/AtpI family protein, with amino-acid sequence MAKQKKDPSSKHNPKVDNTYARISGITFELLAINLGFILGGYYLNEKADPVFPWILLLGVFLSVAATIVYLIKKFSS; translated from the coding sequence TTGGCAAAGCAGAAGAAGGATCCCTCCTCAAAGCACAATCCTAAAGTAGACAACACCTACGCCAGGATTTCAGGGATTACCTTTGAGCTTCTGGCGATCAATCTGGGATTTATACTGGGTGGTTATTACCTCAATGAAAAGGCCGACCCGGTATTTCCATGGATTTTGTTGTTGGGAGTATTTCTCTCAGTAGCAGCAACCATAGTCTACCTGATCAAAAAGTTTAGCTCGTGA
- the atpB gene encoding F0F1 ATP synthase subunit A, protein MSQEKTASFPKFLKSSLLLVVFGLLIIQTGYAKDPVEGEAFDPSEMINHHIMDSHSWEIFHGLSLHLPVIIYSEEKGLDIFSSSNFYNEEHEVVPFNGYVMEHEHIALESGAHVLDFSITKNVFFLFINALVMIMIFMAVARGYKKNAGRAPRGIQSFFEPIIIYVRDEIVKPNIGPKYERYLPYLLTLFFFIWFGNLLGLLPAAANLTGNIAVTLILAVASLVITLASGRKTYWMHILDPLGNSMGWLAKFPLYLILWPIEIIGIFTKPFSLMVRLFANITAGHIIILSILSLTFIAQSFAVGVAATLFAAVMNLLELFVALLQAYVFTLLSSMYFGQAVEEHHH, encoded by the coding sequence ATGAGTCAAGAGAAAACCGCATCCTTTCCTAAGTTTTTGAAATCCAGTTTATTACTAGTCGTTTTCGGACTCTTAATAATCCAAACTGGATATGCTAAAGATCCGGTAGAAGGGGAAGCATTTGATCCCAGTGAGATGATCAATCATCACATCATGGATTCGCATTCCTGGGAGATTTTTCATGGCCTTAGTTTGCACCTTCCGGTGATCATCTACAGTGAAGAGAAGGGACTTGATATCTTTTCTTCCAGCAACTTCTACAACGAAGAACACGAAGTGGTTCCGTTCAACGGGTATGTGATGGAGCATGAGCACATTGCACTGGAAAGTGGAGCACATGTTTTGGATTTCTCCATTACTAAAAATGTTTTCTTCTTATTCATCAATGCATTGGTAATGATCATGATCTTCATGGCAGTGGCCAGGGGATATAAGAAGAATGCCGGCAGAGCACCTAGAGGGATTCAGTCCTTTTTTGAGCCCATCATTATATATGTAAGGGACGAGATAGTGAAGCCTAACATTGGGCCAAAGTATGAACGATACCTGCCTTACCTGCTTACCCTGTTTTTCTTTATTTGGTTTGGTAACCTTCTGGGTCTTTTGCCAGCAGCCGCCAACCTTACGGGCAACATTGCGGTAACGTTGATACTGGCGGTAGCCAGTTTGGTGATTACACTGGCGTCAGGAAGAAAAACTTATTGGATGCACATCCTGGATCCTTTGGGCAATAGCATGGGTTGGTTGGCAAAGTTTCCACTCTACCTCATCTTGTGGCCTATAGAGATTATCGGAATTTTCACGAAACCATTTTCATTGATGGTTCGACTTTTTGCCAACATCACGGCGGGTCACATCATCATATTGAGCATATTAAGCTTGACGTTCATTGCACAGAGTTTTGCAGTGGGAGTAGCGGCCACACTTTTCGCGGCAGTTATGAACCTGCTGGAGTTGTTTGTGGCACTGTTGCAGGCTTATGTATTTACCCTACTATCTTCCATGTATTTTGGTCAGGCAGTAGAAGAACATCATCATTAA
- the atpE gene encoding ATP synthase F0 subunit C, translating to MGAIGAGLAVLGAGLGIGMIGKGATDGIARQPEAAGKIQTAMIIAAALIEGVALFAAVIGFMSIGS from the coding sequence ATGGGAGCAATTGGAGCAGGTTTAGCAGTACTAGGTGCTGGTCTTGGTATCGGTATGATCGGTAAAGGAGCAACAGACGGTATCGCTAGACAACCAGAAGCCGCTGGAAAAATCCAAACTGCGATGATCATTGCAGCAGCCTTGATTGAAGGTGTTGCACTTTTCGCAGCTGTAATTGGATTTATGTCTATCGGAAGCTAA
- the atpF gene encoding F0F1 ATP synthase subunit B — MFALGIKTRFLFQTFNETDVELVTPGIGLIFWQTVVFLIVFLILAVFVWKPIAGALKARESQIDDALKAADLAKEEMEQIKSDNEYLLQEARAERDKILKEATDTAIQIKEQAKSETSAIAEKLIAEAKASIETEKRAALAEVKNLVAGLSVEIAEKLLREKLSDDKSQKALIDKFLKEVKVN, encoded by the coding sequence TTGTTTGCATTAGGCATCAAGACCAGATTTTTATTTCAGACATTTAACGAAACTGACGTGGAACTAGTAACCCCGGGTATAGGATTAATATTTTGGCAAACGGTCGTTTTCCTCATTGTCTTTCTCATTCTTGCTGTTTTCGTATGGAAACCAATAGCAGGAGCGCTGAAGGCAAGAGAAAGCCAGATAGACGATGCCTTGAAAGCTGCAGATCTTGCAAAAGAAGAGATGGAGCAGATCAAATCTGACAATGAGTACCTTCTGCAGGAGGCGAGAGCTGAGCGTGATAAGATACTAAAGGAGGCTACTGATACTGCAATTCAAATCAAAGAGCAAGCCAAGAGTGAAACTTCTGCGATCGCCGAAAAGCTGATTGCTGAAGCAAAAGCCAGTATTGAAACAGAAAAGAGAGCTGCCCTTGCGGAGGTGAAAAACCTGGTAGCAGGTCTGTCTGTTGAGATTGCTGAGAAATTGCTCAGGGAGAAATTGTCTGATGACAAGTCGCAAAAAGCGCTCATCGACAAATTTTTGAAAGAAGTAAAAGTAAACTAA
- the atpH gene encoding ATP synthase F1 subunit delta, with product MSITRIAARYAKPLLELADEKKVTEAVKNDLVNFSDICASNRDFVLMLKSPIITNFKKAEILKQIFDKKVNPLTAAFFDIVTRKNREKYLPEIAREFMVLYNLKMGYQNATVTTTVKLDADMKKAFEKLVTELSGKKPLLSEKVNPELVGGYILQMGDQQIDESLSGHLADLKLKFQKETI from the coding sequence ATGTCTATTACCAGAATAGCAGCCAGATACGCTAAGCCCCTACTGGAGCTAGCCGATGAGAAGAAGGTAACGGAAGCAGTGAAAAATGACCTGGTCAATTTTTCAGACATCTGCGCGTCCAATAGAGACTTTGTGCTCATGCTAAAGAGCCCCATCATCACCAACTTCAAAAAGGCTGAGATTTTGAAGCAGATTTTCGATAAAAAAGTAAACCCGCTAACGGCTGCTTTTTTTGATATAGTCACTCGCAAGAACAGAGAGAAATATCTCCCTGAGATTGCTAGGGAATTCATGGTACTCTATAATCTCAAAATGGGATATCAGAATGCTACAGTGACTACCACCGTGAAGTTGGATGCGGATATGAAGAAGGCTTTTGAGAAGCTTGTTACAGAGCTTTCAGGTAAGAAGCCTCTATTAAGTGAAAAAGTAAATCCAGAATTGGTAGGAGGATATATCCTGCAAATGGGGGATCAGCAAATAGATGAAAGCTTGAGCGGCCACCTGGCTGATCTGAAGCTTAAATTTCAAAAAGAAACGATTTAA
- the atpA gene encoding F0F1 ATP synthase subunit alpha, translating to MADVRPDEVSAILREQLSHSKTEAELEEIGTVLQVGDGVARIYGLTKAQAGELLEFNNGLRAMVLNLEADNVGAVLLGESSGVKEGDTVKRTGRIASIQVGDGMSGRVVDTLGNPIDGKGAIQGELFEMPLERKAPGVIYREPVSEPLQTGIKAIDAMIPVGRGQRELIIGDRQTGKTAVAIDTIINQKEFYDRGETVYCIYVAIGQKASTVAGIQAALEKAGAMAYTTIVSAAASDPAPMQFFAPFAGAAIGEYFRDTGRPALVVYDDLSKQAVSYREVSLLLRRPPGREAYPGDVFYLHSRLLERAAKVINNDAIAAQMNDLPESLKGKVKGGGSLTALPIIETQAGDVSAYIPTNVISITDGQIFLETNLFNSGIRPAINVGISVSRVGGNAQIKSMKKVAGTLKLDQAQFRELEAFAKFGSDLDASTKRTIDRGRRNQEILKQAQYSPSPVEEQIAIIYASTKGFLDKVPEDKVKAFEKEFLTILNNAHRPVLDALKAGKWEDSSTDVLAQVAKDLAARYI from the coding sequence ATGGCAGATGTTCGACCTGATGAAGTTTCAGCGATCTTAAGAGAACAGCTCTCTCATTCAAAAACAGAAGCTGAACTGGAAGAAATCGGAACCGTGCTTCAAGTAGGAGATGGTGTAGCTCGTATCTATGGATTAACGAAGGCCCAGGCCGGAGAGCTTTTGGAGTTCAACAATGGCCTGCGGGCGATGGTATTGAACCTGGAAGCGGATAACGTGGGAGCGGTACTTCTTGGTGAATCAAGTGGTGTGAAAGAAGGAGATACCGTGAAAAGAACCGGTAGAATTGCTTCTATCCAGGTGGGCGACGGCATGAGTGGTCGTGTAGTGGATACCCTTGGAAATCCAATTGATGGAAAAGGAGCTATACAGGGCGAGCTTTTCGAGATGCCATTGGAAAGAAAGGCACCTGGTGTAATCTACCGGGAGCCTGTTAGTGAGCCTCTTCAGACGGGTATTAAGGCCATTGACGCGATGATCCCTGTGGGTAGAGGTCAGCGTGAGTTGATCATTGGTGATCGCCAGACAGGAAAAACTGCTGTGGCTATCGATACCATCATCAATCAAAAAGAATTTTACGATAGAGGAGAAACGGTTTATTGTATCTATGTGGCCATCGGACAGAAGGCTTCTACAGTGGCAGGTATTCAGGCGGCTTTGGAAAAGGCAGGCGCTATGGCCTATACTACCATCGTAAGTGCAGCGGCTTCTGACCCTGCTCCTATGCAGTTCTTCGCACCTTTCGCAGGAGCGGCCATAGGTGAGTATTTCAGAGATACTGGCCGTCCGGCGCTTGTGGTATATGATGACCTTTCTAAGCAGGCTGTTTCTTACCGTGAGGTTTCTCTGTTGCTAAGAAGACCTCCGGGACGTGAAGCATACCCTGGAGATGTATTCTATCTTCACTCAAGACTTTTGGAGCGTGCGGCTAAGGTGATCAACAATGACGCCATCGCTGCTCAAATGAATGACCTTCCTGAATCCTTGAAAGGAAAAGTAAAAGGTGGTGGGTCACTTACTGCCCTTCCGATCATTGAAACTCAGGCTGGAGACGTTTCGGCCTATATTCCGACCAACGTGATTTCCATTACAGATGGTCAGATCTTCCTTGAGACCAATCTTTTCAACTCAGGTATCCGTCCTGCGATCAACGTAGGTATTTCGGTATCACGAGTGGGAGGTAATGCCCAGATCAAATCCATGAAGAAGGTGGCAGGTACCCTGAAACTGGATCAGGCTCAGTTCCGTGAGTTGGAGGCTTTCGCCAAGTTTGGTTCAGACCTGGATGCTTCTACTAAGCGAACGATCGACAGAGGAAGAAGAAACCAGGAAATTTTGAAGCAGGCTCAGTACTCTCCATCTCCAGTAGAGGAGCAGATAGCCATCATTTATGCTTCTACCAAAGGATTCCTGGATAAAGTGCCTGAGGATAAAGTGAAAGCTTTTGAGAAGGAGTTCCTGACGATATTGAACAACGCACACAGACCTGTATTGGATGCCTTGAAAGCAGGTAAGTGGGAAGATTCATCTACAGATGTGCTGGCTCAGGTGGCTAAGGATCTGGCAGCACGATATATCTAA